The following proteins are co-located in the Terriglobales bacterium genome:
- a CDS encoding VWA domain-containing protein → METLRLDVNVVNLFFNVKDKRGALVPGLTRDDFKILEDGQPQTIKYFSAESNQPLTLGILVDTSASQQRVLPMEQEVSAEFLREVIREKDLAFLVSFDVNIDLMRDFTSSPRELAQALSRLKINTGGGGGGLPGMGGGPVPVSRPRGTLLYDAIFAASREQLAREVGRKAMIIFTDGEDQGSQETINSAVEAAQKADAVCYVILIADRGFYGGVGYGGDRAMRLLTEQTGGRMIDVGSSRNKLQEAFSQISAELRTQYSIGYTPTNNKRDGTFRKVEVRTVRKDYRVQNRSGYYAPLPQS, encoded by the coding sequence ATGGAAACCTTGCGCCTCGACGTCAACGTGGTCAACCTCTTCTTCAACGTCAAGGACAAGCGCGGCGCGCTCGTTCCCGGCCTCACGCGCGACGACTTCAAGATCCTGGAAGACGGCCAGCCTCAGACCATCAAGTACTTCAGCGCTGAGAGCAATCAGCCGCTCACGCTTGGGATCCTGGTGGACACCAGCGCCAGCCAGCAGCGTGTTTTGCCGATGGAGCAGGAAGTCAGCGCCGAGTTCCTGCGCGAAGTGATCCGCGAAAAGGACCTCGCCTTCCTGGTGAGCTTCGACGTGAACATCGACCTGATGCGTGACTTCACCAGCTCACCCAGGGAGCTGGCCCAAGCGCTCAGCAGGCTGAAGATCAACACGGGCGGAGGAGGCGGCGGCCTGCCCGGCATGGGCGGCGGGCCTGTGCCGGTCTCGCGTCCTCGCGGGACCCTGCTTTACGACGCCATCTTTGCCGCTTCGCGCGAGCAACTCGCGCGCGAGGTGGGGCGCAAGGCGATGATCATCTTCACCGACGGAGAAGATCAGGGCAGCCAGGAGACCATCAACAGCGCTGTTGAGGCGGCCCAGAAGGCTGACGCCGTCTGCTACGTCATCCTCATCGCCGACCGTGGATTTTACGGGGGCGTTGGCTACGGCGGCGATCGCGCCATGCGCCTGCTCACCGAGCAGACCGGCGGCCGCATGATCGATGTCGGCAGCAGCCGCAACAAGCTTCAGGAAGCGTTCAGCCAGATTTCCGCCGAGCTGCGCACCCAGTACAGCATCGGCTATACCCCCACCAACAACAAGCGCGATGGCACCTTCCGCAAAGTGGAAGTCCGCACCGTCAGGAAGGATTACCGCGTGCAGAACCGCTCCGGCTACTACGCGCCGCTGCCGCAGAGCTGA
- a CDS encoding VWA domain-containing protein: protein MRIPVLIVCAALAVTCWAQQPQTNPPADELPSAPSAAKAPKPVPPPPPAPQPQAAGPAPAATAPAASPENGASQATASKPAAAPASSDAAEPENRGAAQPATTAGGGDAENSNITIRSRVDEVNVIFTVTDKHGHFVKNLKAADVSVLDDNKPPQTVVNFRSETDLPLRVGLLVDASNSIRDRFKFEQEAAIEFLAQIVRPKSDRAFVLGFDTTAEVTQDFTDDTEKLSHGVRELRPGGGTALYDAIYYACRDKLGKINPGMPVRRAIILLTDGEDNQSRVTREEAIEMAQRAEVIVYAISTNVSGMKLRGDKVLERIAEATGGRAFFPFKVEDIANFFSAVQDELRSQYAIAYRPADFRSDGRYRSIEIMAANKGLKVRARKGYFAPRQ from the coding sequence ATGCGAATTCCTGTACTCATTGTTTGCGCCGCGCTGGCGGTGACGTGCTGGGCACAACAGCCACAGACGAACCCGCCGGCGGACGAGCTGCCCTCGGCCCCATCAGCCGCCAAGGCGCCCAAGCCTGTGCCGCCGCCTCCGCCGGCGCCGCAACCGCAAGCGGCCGGGCCAGCGCCGGCCGCGACCGCTCCCGCGGCCTCGCCGGAAAACGGCGCAAGCCAGGCCACGGCGTCTAAGCCGGCGGCTGCGCCGGCCTCATCGGACGCGGCGGAACCGGAGAACCGCGGCGCGGCGCAGCCGGCGACAACCGCCGGTGGCGGCGACGCGGAAAACAGCAACATCACCATCCGGTCGCGCGTGGACGAAGTGAACGTGATCTTCACCGTCACCGACAAGCACGGGCACTTCGTCAAGAACCTGAAGGCCGCCGACGTCTCCGTGCTCGACGACAACAAGCCGCCGCAAACGGTGGTGAACTTCCGCAGCGAAACCGACCTGCCGCTGCGCGTGGGCCTGCTGGTGGACGCGTCGAACTCCATCCGCGACCGCTTCAAGTTCGAGCAGGAGGCGGCCATCGAGTTCCTGGCGCAGATCGTCCGGCCCAAGAGCGACCGCGCGTTCGTGCTCGGCTTCGACACCACCGCCGAAGTCACGCAGGACTTCACCGACGACACGGAAAAGCTCTCGCACGGCGTGCGTGAGCTTCGCCCCGGCGGCGGCACGGCGCTGTACGACGCGATCTACTACGCGTGCCGCGACAAGCTGGGCAAGATCAATCCCGGGATGCCGGTGCGCCGCGCCATCATTTTGCTGACCGACGGCGAGGACAACCAGAGCCGCGTGACCCGCGAAGAAGCCATCGAGATGGCGCAGCGCGCCGAGGTGATCGTTTACGCCATCAGCACCAACGTGAGCGGCATGAAGCTGCGCGGCGACAAGGTGCTGGAGCGCATTGCCGAAGCCACCGGCGGACGCGCTTTCTTCCCATTCAAAGTGGAAGACATCGCCAACTTCTTCAGCGCCGTTCAGGACGAGCTGCGCAGCCAGTACGCCATCGCCTATCGTCCGGCGGACTTCCGCAGCGACGGACGCTACCGCTCGATCGAGATCATGGCAGCGAACAAAGGCCTGAAGGTGCGCGCGCGCAAAGGCTACTTCGCGCCACGGCAGTAG
- a CDS encoding RluA family pseudouridine synthase: MSDATRTFQACPEDKGRRLDQFLVAQLGDVSRARVQQLIKQELVQVNGEVARASMRLRGGEDVRVLGEPKTPPLRAVAEQIPLDVVYEDDDLAIVNKPAGMMVHAGAGATDDARNRGTLVNALLHRFASLSQQGGETRPGIVHRLDRQTSGLMVVAKNDAAHRKLAEQFSRREVHKTYLALVHGWMQRESGTVESAISRDRIRRTRMTTRRREGRDAISHWRALKKIESPYGRFSLLEVKIETGRTHQIRVHMSSLGHPVVGDTLYGAPRVIKYHGEKTPGSVTRADSLALARNFLHAAAIELKHPRTRAALSFRRPLPAELEEFLGLLLPNQSAR, translated from the coding sequence GTGTCTGACGCCACCCGTACATTCCAGGCGTGTCCCGAAGATAAAGGCAGGCGCCTCGACCAGTTCCTGGTGGCGCAACTGGGCGACGTGAGCCGGGCACGGGTGCAACAGCTCATCAAGCAGGAGCTTGTGCAGGTGAACGGCGAGGTGGCGCGTGCCTCGATGCGCCTGCGCGGCGGCGAAGACGTGCGTGTGCTTGGCGAGCCAAAAACGCCGCCGCTTCGCGCCGTGGCGGAACAAATCCCACTCGATGTGGTCTATGAGGACGATGATCTGGCCATCGTCAACAAGCCGGCGGGCATGATGGTGCACGCCGGCGCGGGCGCAACCGACGACGCACGCAACCGCGGCACGCTGGTCAATGCCCTGCTGCATCGGTTCGCGTCGCTTTCGCAGCAGGGTGGCGAAACCCGGCCCGGCATTGTGCACCGGCTCGACCGGCAAACCAGCGGGCTGATGGTGGTCGCGAAGAACGATGCGGCGCATCGCAAGCTGGCGGAGCAGTTTTCCCGGCGCGAAGTGCACAAGACCTACCTGGCGCTGGTGCACGGCTGGATGCAGCGCGAGAGCGGCACGGTGGAGAGCGCCATCAGCCGCGACCGCATCCGCCGCACGCGAATGACCACGCGGCGCCGCGAGGGACGCGACGCGATCAGTCACTGGCGCGCGCTGAAGAAGATCGAGTCTCCCTACGGCCGCTTTTCGCTGCTGGAGGTGAAGATCGAGACCGGGCGCACGCACCAGATTCGGGTGCACATGTCGTCGCTCGGACATCCGGTGGTGGGCGACACGCTTTACGGGGCGCCGCGCGTAATTAAGTATCATGGCGAGAAGACGCCGGGAAGCGTCACGAGGGCGGACTCATTGGCCCTGGCGAGAAACTTTTTGCACGCCGCGGCCATCGAACTTAAACATCCACGCACGCGCGCCGCGTTGTCATTTCGCCGGCCCCTACCGGCAGAGCTGGAGGAGTTCCTTGGCCTGCTGTTGCCCAACCAGTCGGCCCGCTGA
- the lgt gene encoding prolipoprotein diacylglyceryl transferase has product MFPRLFHLGNFSLPTYGVMAALGMIAGLSVVVRGARREGVDPDKAWNLGIIGVLAGIIGAKVLMVINDWHYYTEHPKSIFTLATLQAGGVFYGGLLAAVAVAFVYIGYTRMPLLKTCDIFAPGIALGHAIGRLGCFAAGCCYGKETHVPWAVTFTNPLANEWTGTPLNIPMHPTQIYEFLVEGANFVFLWWLLKRKRFDGQIMGTYMFLYGIARFFLEFLRADPERGSAFNGALSYTQLISIGLVIVGGILWARGVRSIERPAAVTAAR; this is encoded by the coding sequence ATGTTCCCCCGCCTTTTTCATCTCGGAAATTTCAGCCTGCCGACTTACGGCGTGATGGCCGCGCTGGGAATGATCGCAGGCCTCAGCGTGGTGGTGCGTGGCGCACGGCGCGAGGGCGTTGATCCCGACAAGGCCTGGAATTTGGGGATCATCGGCGTGCTGGCGGGCATCATCGGGGCCAAGGTCCTGATGGTGATTAACGACTGGCACTACTACACCGAGCACCCCAAGTCCATCTTCACGCTGGCGACGTTGCAGGCCGGCGGCGTCTTCTACGGCGGGCTGCTGGCGGCGGTGGCGGTGGCCTTCGTCTACATCGGCTACACGCGTATGCCGCTGCTGAAGACCTGCGACATCTTCGCGCCGGGCATCGCGCTGGGACACGCCATCGGGCGCCTGGGCTGCTTCGCCGCCGGCTGCTGCTACGGCAAGGAAACGCATGTGCCGTGGGCCGTCACGTTCACCAATCCCCTCGCCAACGAGTGGACAGGGACTCCGCTCAACATTCCGATGCATCCCACGCAGATCTACGAGTTCCTGGTGGAGGGCGCCAACTTCGTCTTCCTCTGGTGGCTGCTGAAGCGCAAACGGTTTGACGGGCAGATCATGGGCACCTACATGTTCCTGTACGGCATCGCGCGCTTCTTCCTGGAATTTCTGCGCGCCGATCCTGAGCGCGGCTCGGCCTTCAACGGCGCGCTCAGCTACACGCAGCTGATCTCGATCGGGCTGGTCATCGTGGGCGGAATCCTTTGGGCGCGCGGGGTGCGGAGCATCGAGCGGCCGGCTGCCGTCACTGCCGCGCGTTAA
- a CDS encoding methyltransferase, whose amino-acid sequence MSAQPLPADRKAPPQSTPQERLLQTALGYMLSQALYVAAKLRVADHLASGPKTTGELARSTGANEDRLYRVLRALVSAGIFSEVAPRKFANNDISSPLDTQKRDAVYDMVVWMADKFHFDAYGEMLYAVKSGNTVCQRVFGGECFEVLERDHEEGAVFNQAMTAFSAMMAPAVLEAYDFSGIGTLVDVAGGHGFILTSILQKYPGMKGILFDLEHVVAGATERIAACGVENRCERASGDFFKAVPSGDAYVMKHIIHDWDDEKAITILKNIRTAMGSRKPGKVMLIEAVLSSGSEPHFAKLLDLEMFMLPGGRERTEAEFASLFDRSGFRMTRVVPTKSPVCVVEAVAK is encoded by the coding sequence ATGTCTGCTCAGCCTTTGCCCGCTGACCGGAAAGCTCCGCCACAATCCACGCCGCAGGAACGGCTGCTGCAGACGGCGCTGGGGTACATGCTGTCGCAAGCGCTGTATGTGGCGGCGAAGCTGAGAGTGGCGGACCACCTGGCGTCGGGTCCGAAGACAACCGGGGAGCTGGCGCGCTCGACCGGAGCGAACGAGGACCGGCTATACCGCGTGCTGCGCGCGCTAGTCTCGGCTGGGATCTTCAGCGAAGTGGCGCCACGCAAGTTCGCCAACAATGACATCAGCTCCCCGCTCGACACGCAGAAGCGCGACGCCGTTTACGACATGGTCGTGTGGATGGCCGACAAATTTCATTTCGACGCCTACGGCGAGATGCTGTACGCGGTGAAGAGCGGCAACACGGTTTGTCAGCGCGTCTTCGGCGGCGAGTGCTTTGAAGTGCTGGAGCGCGACCACGAGGAAGGCGCCGTTTTCAACCAGGCGATGACGGCGTTCAGCGCCATGATGGCGCCTGCCGTGCTCGAGGCCTACGACTTCAGCGGCATCGGGACGCTGGTGGACGTGGCGGGTGGTCACGGCTTCATCCTCACATCCATTCTGCAGAAGTATCCCGGCATGAAGGGCATCCTGTTCGACCTGGAGCACGTGGTGGCGGGCGCGACCGAGCGCATTGCGGCGTGCGGGGTGGAAAACCGCTGCGAGCGCGCCTCCGGCGATTTCTTCAAGGCGGTGCCCAGCGGCGACGCGTACGTGATGAAGCACATCATCCACGACTGGGACGACGAGAAGGCAATCACCATCCTGAAGAACATCCGCACTGCGATGGGTTCGCGCAAGCCCGGCAAGGTGATGCTGATCGAGGCGGTGCTCTCTTCCGGCAGCGAGCCCCACTTCGCCAAGCTGCTCGACCTGGAGATGTTCATGCTCCCCGGCGGGCGCGAGCGCACGGAAGCCGAGTTTGCGTCGCTGTTCGACCGCTCCGGATTCCGAATGACGCGCGTGGTGCCGACCAAGTCACCTGTGTGCGTGGTGGAGGCGGTGGCGAAGTAG
- a CDS encoding cell division protein ZapA, with protein sequence MAQASSIRVEIYDQPYNLRGTDPEHILRLAEFVDTKMRAVAEQTATVDSLRLAVLAALNIADEYHLLKRKYDAIAGEFNQRSQSLSGALDKVIEECRRAG encoded by the coding sequence GTGGCCCAAGCCAGCAGCATTCGCGTAGAAATTTACGATCAGCCCTATAACCTGCGCGGCACAGATCCCGAGCACATCCTGCGGCTGGCCGAATTCGTGGATACGAAGATGCGCGCCGTCGCCGAGCAGACCGCCACGGTGGATTCGCTGCGGCTGGCGGTGCTGGCGGCGCTGAACATCGCCGACGAATATCACCTGCTCAAGCGCAAGTACGATGCGATCGCCGGAGAATTCAACCAGCGGAGCCAGAGTCTCTCCGGCGCGCTGGACAAGGTGATCGAGGAGTGCCGAAGGGCAGGCTAG
- a CDS encoding histidinol-phosphate transaminase produces the protein MPVSRRHFLTAFTAGTAVAAAGRVIPFEAGWARDFELKTAAAFALPQTATAPARHSSRAAHARGGRGAIILSSNENPYGAPPKVAAVMQQCLAVTNRYPFVQQHELVAALARTLRRSEQELLVGCGSTEVLRMAAAAYTGPGKRLIVPHPTFESIEWYATNCGAETVRVPLTSTWAHDLDAMLAATRGHSGLIYICNPNNPTATLTPRKQLAEFLTRVPAEFTVLLDEAYHHFAVGEPEYQSFLADGGGNPRVVVARTFSKVYGMAGLRLGYAAGSREAIAPMAKCQLQDNVNMLAAQCGAAALEDDAGMLAASKRIVGDREAFLAASRARKLHVMPSSANFAMVETGRPVRDVIAGFRERGISIGRPFPTLEKWARVSFGTPEEMKAFWDAWDEMKIG, from the coding sequence ATGCCTGTATCCCGCCGCCACTTCCTGACCGCTTTCACCGCCGGAACGGCCGTCGCCGCCGCGGGACGCGTGATCCCGTTCGAAGCGGGATGGGCGCGCGACTTCGAATTGAAAACCGCTGCGGCTTTTGCCCTCCCGCAAACCGCGACGGCGCCCGCTCGCCACTCCTCACGTGCCGCGCATGCGCGCGGCGGACGCGGCGCCATCATCCTGAGCAGCAATGAAAATCCCTACGGCGCGCCGCCCAAGGTCGCTGCGGTGATGCAGCAGTGCCTGGCGGTCACGAACCGGTATCCGTTCGTGCAGCAGCATGAGCTGGTCGCCGCATTGGCGCGCACGTTGCGGCGCAGCGAGCAGGAACTGCTGGTTGGGTGCGGCTCGACCGAGGTGCTGCGCATGGCGGCGGCCGCGTACACCGGGCCGGGCAAGCGGCTGATCGTGCCGCACCCGACGTTCGAGTCCATCGAGTGGTACGCGACGAACTGCGGAGCGGAAACCGTGCGCGTGCCGCTCACCAGCACGTGGGCGCACGACCTCGATGCCATGCTGGCGGCGACGCGCGGACACAGCGGGCTGATCTACATCTGCAATCCCAACAATCCGACGGCGACGCTCACGCCGCGCAAGCAGCTGGCCGAGTTCCTCACGCGTGTGCCGGCGGAGTTCACCGTGCTGCTGGACGAGGCGTATCACCACTTCGCCGTCGGCGAGCCGGAATACCAGAGCTTCCTGGCCGATGGCGGCGGCAACCCGCGGGTAGTCGTGGCGCGGACGTTCAGCAAGGTCTACGGCATGGCGGGCCTGCGGCTGGGCTATGCCGCCGGATCGCGCGAGGCGATTGCGCCCATGGCCAAGTGCCAGCTCCAGGACAACGTGAACATGCTGGCGGCGCAGTGCGGCGCCGCGGCGCTGGAGGATGACGCCGGGATGCTGGCCGCGTCGAAGCGCATCGTGGGCGATCGCGAGGCGTTCCTGGCCGCATCCAGGGCGCGCAAGCTGCATGTGATGCCGTCGTCGGCCAACTTCGCCATGGTCGAAACCGGCCGGCCGGTCCGCGACGTGATCGCCGGCTTCCGGGAGCGCGGCATCAGCATCGGGCGGCCTTTTCCGACGCTGGAGAAGTGGGCGCGCGTCAGTTTCGGCACGCCGGAGGAGATGAAGGCGTTCTGGGACGCGTGGGATGAAATGAAGATCGGATAG
- the pheT gene encoding phenylalanine--tRNA ligase subunit beta — MKILPNWLREFTELPADDAKLAADLTQAGMAVESVAAYGDSTVFEMEIGANRPDAMNHYGVAREASAIYGKPLKPFTPKIPAEGGTAPFAIEIEDAAGCARYTAQVVRGVNIGASPPKVQWRLEKLGSRPISNVADATNYALHEFGHPTHAFDLDKLAGGKIIVRRARPGEQLKTLDGVERRLHPEDVVIADADRAVALAGVMGGFDSMITAKTRNVLIESAWFDPAAVRKTSRRLDMHTDASHRFERGADWGATPAAARRVAELILNSAGGQLEGGLIDVVARKVGGAVLTLRRSEIRRHLGQEVPADEVAGILTRLGFAVEARGDEFSVTVPTWRLDAEREIDLIEEIARIYGYNRFPNTLPGFAGTIRETPGAGRDAAVRSTMLALGFNEAISTTFIGRDDAAAYSRSKPVELANPVSEDAPMLRNSLVPGMLGMLAWNLNRGVDAARLFEHGHIFDMTGEAVSERAELCFGATGTAGPSPLEQKPRPYSFFDMKGDVETLLGRFQHGSLYFDASGLPAYLHPGRAARAVMDGATVAHFGQLHPDVAAARKLRQPVYIAEVRLERLYRHELRKPQYRPIPRFPAVERDFSFIFSDEVTFERISAAVRDLGIAELRSFAPVEVFRGGSVPTGRYSMLLRAGFQSGERTLRDDEVAAWSERIIEALKALGGTLRA; from the coding sequence GTGAAGATCCTTCCCAACTGGCTGCGGGAGTTCACCGAACTGCCCGCCGACGACGCGAAGCTCGCCGCCGACCTGACCCAGGCGGGGATGGCGGTGGAGTCCGTCGCGGCGTACGGCGATTCGACCGTGTTCGAGATGGAAATCGGCGCCAATCGCCCCGATGCGATGAACCACTACGGGGTGGCGCGCGAGGCGTCGGCGATCTATGGCAAGCCGCTGAAGCCGTTCACGCCGAAAATCCCGGCCGAGGGCGGCACGGCGCCGTTTGCGATCGAGATTGAAGACGCCGCAGGCTGTGCGCGGTACACGGCGCAGGTGGTTCGTGGCGTGAACATCGGCGCGTCGCCGCCGAAGGTGCAGTGGCGGCTGGAGAAGCTGGGCTCGCGGCCGATCAGCAACGTGGCCGATGCGACCAACTATGCGCTGCACGAGTTTGGGCATCCGACGCACGCGTTCGACCTCGACAAACTGGCGGGCGGGAAGATCATCGTGCGGCGCGCGCGTCCGGGCGAGCAGCTGAAGACGCTCGACGGCGTGGAGCGCAGGCTGCATCCGGAAGACGTAGTCATCGCCGACGCTGACCGCGCGGTTGCGCTCGCCGGCGTGATGGGCGGTTTCGATTCGATGATCACTGCGAAGACGCGCAACGTGCTGATCGAATCGGCCTGGTTCGATCCGGCGGCGGTGCGGAAGACTTCGCGGCGGCTGGACATGCACACCGACGCGTCGCATCGCTTCGAGCGCGGCGCCGACTGGGGCGCGACGCCGGCGGCAGCGCGGCGCGTGGCCGAGCTCATCCTGAATTCCGCCGGCGGGCAGCTCGAGGGCGGGCTGATCGACGTGGTCGCGCGCAAAGTGGGCGGCGCGGTGCTCACGCTGCGGCGATCGGAGATTCGCCGGCACCTTGGGCAGGAGGTTCCTGCTGACGAGGTGGCGGGCATTCTGACGCGGCTCGGTTTCGCGGTGGAGGCGCGCGGCGACGAGTTCTCAGTCACCGTGCCGACGTGGCGGCTCGACGCGGAGCGCGAGATTGATCTGATCGAAGAGATCGCGCGTATCTACGGCTACAACCGCTTCCCCAACACGCTGCCCGGTTTCGCCGGAACGATTCGCGAAACACCCGGCGCCGGGCGCGATGCCGCGGTGCGCTCCACGATGCTGGCGCTGGGATTCAACGAGGCGATTTCGACGACGTTCATCGGGCGCGACGACGCGGCGGCGTACTCGCGGTCGAAGCCGGTGGAGCTGGCCAACCCGGTGAGCGAAGACGCGCCGATGCTGCGCAACTCGCTGGTGCCCGGCATGCTCGGGATGCTGGCGTGGAACCTGAACCGCGGCGTGGACGCGGCGCGGCTGTTCGAGCACGGTCACATCTTCGACATGACCGGCGAGGCGGTGAGCGAGCGCGCCGAGCTGTGCTTTGGCGCAACCGGCACTGCCGGCCCCTCGCCGCTGGAACAGAAGCCGCGCCCGTACTCGTTTTTCGACATGAAGGGCGACGTGGAGACGCTGCTTGGCCGCTTCCAGCACGGTTCGCTCTATTTCGACGCGAGCGGCCTGCCCGCGTATCTGCATCCGGGGCGCGCGGCGCGCGCGGTGATGGATGGAGCGACGGTGGCCCACTTTGGCCAGCTGCATCCGGACGTCGCCGCGGCGCGCAAGCTGCGCCAGCCGGTGTACATCGCCGAGGTGCGGCTGGAGCGGCTATACCGGCACGAGCTGCGCAAGCCGCAGTACCGGCCGATCCCGCGCTTCCCTGCCGTGGAGCGCGACTTCAGCTTCATTTTCTCCGACGAGGTGACGTTCGAGCGCATCTCGGCGGCGGTGCGCGACTTGGGAATCGCCGAATTGCGCTCGTTCGCTCCGGTCGAGGTGTTCCGCGGCGGGTCGGTTCCGACCGGCCGCTACTCCATGCTGCTGCGCGCCGGCTTCCAGTCCGGCGAACGCACATTGCGCGATGACGAAGTGGCGGCGTGGTCGGAGCGGATCATCGAGGCACTGAAGGCGCTGGGCGGAACTCTCAGGGCATAG
- the pheS gene encoding phenylalanine--tRNA ligase subunit alpha: MYEVPKPERFSADALDRAVAELTAALEQEAAAVASEADWKNFRDRWMARKNGILTQLNDAWLKAAPPHDKREVGRRVNEVKQKVEQAVEAVQSRTSGKSAGKADRLDISLPGLRRPIGAEHLVVSTQNEIVGVFKAMGYSVAEGPEVESDWYNFEALNFPPGHPARDTQDTLFVAGQERKQQRDRLMLRTHTSPVQIRAMMASPPPLRIVCPGKVHRRDTPDATHSPVFHQVEGLAVDTNITFSDLKGTLDHAMKSLFGSGVRTRFQPSFFPFTEPSAEVAISCVFCGGKGCRVCKMSGWIELLGSGMVDPNVFDAVREYGYAREKVSGFAFGMGVERIAMLRWGIDDIQLFYEGDVRFLEQCG, from the coding sequence GTGTACGAGGTGCCCAAACCCGAGCGATTTTCGGCAGATGCGCTGGACCGCGCGGTCGCCGAGCTGACGGCTGCGCTGGAGCAGGAAGCCGCGGCCGTGGCGAGCGAAGCGGACTGGAAGAATTTCCGCGATCGCTGGATGGCGCGCAAGAACGGCATCCTGACGCAGCTCAATGACGCATGGCTCAAGGCCGCGCCCCCGCACGACAAGCGCGAGGTTGGGCGGCGTGTGAATGAAGTGAAACAGAAAGTCGAGCAGGCGGTCGAGGCCGTGCAATCGCGAACGTCAGGAAAGAGTGCAGGCAAGGCAGATCGGCTCGACATTTCCCTTCCCGGCCTGCGGCGGCCGATCGGCGCCGAGCACCTGGTCGTCAGCACGCAGAATGAAATCGTCGGTGTGTTCAAGGCGATGGGCTACTCGGTGGCCGAGGGCCCCGAGGTGGAGAGCGACTGGTACAACTTCGAGGCGCTGAATTTTCCGCCGGGGCATCCGGCGCGCGACACGCAGGACACGCTGTTCGTCGCCGGACAGGAGCGCAAGCAGCAGCGCGACCGGCTGATGCTGCGCACGCACACCTCGCCGGTGCAGATCCGCGCGATGATGGCGTCGCCGCCGCCGCTGCGCATCGTGTGCCCGGGAAAAGTTCACCGGCGCGACACGCCCGACGCCACGCACTCGCCGGTCTTCCACCAGGTGGAAGGTCTCGCGGTGGACACCAACATCACCTTCAGCGACCTGAAGGGCACGCTCGACCACGCCATGAAGTCGCTGTTCGGATCGGGGGTGCGCACGCGCTTCCAACCGTCGTTTTTCCCGTTCACCGAGCCGAGCGCCGAAGTGGCGATTTCGTGCGTGTTCTGCGGCGGCAAGGGCTGCCGGGTGTGCAAGATGTCGGGATGGATCGAGCTGCTCGGCTCGGGAATGGTTGATCCGAACGTATTCGACGCCGTGCGCGAGTATGGCTACGCCAGGGAAAAAGTGAGTGGCTTCGCCTTCGGCATGGGCGTAGAGCGCATCGCGATGCTGCGCTGGGGCATTGACGACATCCAGCTGTTCTATGAGGGCGATGTGAGGTTTTTGGAGCAGTGCGGGTGA
- the rplT gene encoding 50S ribosomal protein L20: protein MPRVKRGAKRRARRKKILDRASGYFLTKSKLHRSAKESVERALKFAYAGRRQKKRQFRSLWIVRIGAAARANGLSYSQFISGLKKSGVELDRKILADLAVADPAAFSSLAQQAKAAAGKGSSAA from the coding sequence ATGCCTCGCGTAAAACGCGGCGCCAAGCGCCGCGCCCGCCGCAAGAAAATACTGGACCGCGCAAGCGGTTATTTCCTGACCAAGAGCAAACTCCATCGCTCAGCAAAAGAGAGCGTGGAGCGCGCGCTCAAGTTCGCCTATGCCGGACGCCGGCAGAAGAAGCGCCAGTTCCGCTCGCTGTGGATCGTGCGCATCGGCGCCGCGGCACGCGCGAACGGGCTGAGCTACAGCCAGTTCATCAGCGGGCTGAAGAAGAGCGGCGTGGAGCTGGACCGCAAGATCCTGGCCGATCTGGCGGTGGCCGATCCGGCGGCATTTAGCAGCCTTGCCCAGCAGGCAAAAGCCGCGGCTGGCAAGGGTTCCAGCGCAGCGTAG
- the rpmI gene encoding 50S ribosomal protein L35: protein MPKLKTHSGAAKRFKKTGTGKIKRGHAFARHILTSKQTKRKRQLDRDVMVDPADAPKIKRMIPY, encoded by the coding sequence ATGCCAAAGTTGAAGACACACTCCGGCGCCGCCAAGCGCTTCAAGAAGACCGGCACGGGCAAGATCAAGCGCGGACACGCGTTCGCGCGGCACATCCTCACGTCGAAGCAGACCAAGCGGAAGCGGCAATTGGATCGCGACGTGATGGTGGACCCGGCCGACGCGCCCAAGATCAAGCGGATGATTCCGTACTAA